From a region of the Tachypleus tridentatus isolate NWPU-2018 chromosome 1, ASM421037v1, whole genome shotgun sequence genome:
- the LOC143251826 gene encoding uncharacterized protein LOC143251826 isoform X1, which yields MKEKLSLDKFPKVVSHMYGLKKKRINFESLQGQNLDRPRFKRVASLNALAKVHVLYENDSSKTTDHYVYRDKVLEKKNESNIKKVQTTFRFKNKIKQRNNPRILETSLKCKKQNVLQVEGQVFNTKTCKRMAKLNARAILAASSSPLYTCREKKIKQQIREEVKISGDEEKKILQEGYVENHCNKQLVNNDNLCTATSKIEVGIFQQTSTPEKETNQAKIFEKVSEKAVSREIQECVEDKHKECNLSEAVITDIGNRTIDNAGSNSSLVLATHVGVTESQISATSKDISSFSLNSEVEEDLGVAYSKPSEPEGPRYCPSPQILTSKTCNSSSFETDASYSKNLNIFPSNSPLSAEDNTHTENEPEISVVCVVSKHHSARTLRTDCQSQTKKESAKKNHENTLNSPNSEHTAAVSYFNEKHSECYQPAGPLIQPIRDSHLIHRPIPHHPHQPHLDTLPEECCRQKQALASYICEPSTHISKPLALEHGKHQPLQYYGSSSISRCFDQDLMHRDFFVSPQKSNFSNCLLSRIPQNYCAHKHSGDNFSYANDYSSQKRMPLSTSYQEDITPFFSRSFCPVRFAMNDIPDHCFSFNLGPYGVQSASSPKHLSYSCNAPIIISSPHTQFSQQSVCSPLSKNISKIHTCTHRGNTTPVTSYSSSQHGVFPTSNHYINHSVDHVTENRDHTVHSFSKNMHNDKSCTSADQTVFNISSDFHVKQEHSSRFYPNHNTLAKISHNK from the exons ATGAAGGAAAAATTATCACTTGACAAGTTTCCCAAAGTAGTAAGTCATATGTATGGGTTAAAAAAGAAACGCATAAATTTTGAAAGCTTACAAGGTCAAAACCTTGACAGACCACGTTTTAAAAGAGTGGCTAGTCTAAATGCCTTGGCAAAAGTTCATGTTCTTTATGAAAATGATAGCTCAAAAACAACTGACCATTACGTGTATAGagataaagttttagaaaagaaaaatgaaagcaACATTAAAAAAGTGCAAACAACAttcagatttaaaaacaaaatcaaacaaagaaataatccaAGAATCTTGGAAACCTCATTGAAATGTAAGAAACAGAATGTACTACAGGTAGAAGGACAAGTCTTCAATACTAAAACCTGTAAACGTATGGCTAAACTCAATGCAAGAGCCATTTTGGCTGCATCTTCTTCTCCACTTTACACATGTAgagaaaagaaaatcaaacaacAGATACGTGAAGAAGTAAAAATTTCTGgtgatgaagaaaagaaaattttacagGAAGGTTATGTTGAGAATCATTGTAATAAACAGTtagtaaataatgataatttgtgTACTGCCACAAGCAAAATTGAAGTTGGTATATTTCAGCAAACTTCTACAccagaaaaggaaacaaatcaagcaaaaatatttgaaaaggttAGTGAAAAAGCTGTTTCTAGAGAAATTCAAGAATGTGTTGAAGACAAACATAAGGAATGTAACCTTTCAGAAGCAGTTATAACTGATATAGGAAATCGAACAATTGACAATGCAGGCTCAAACAGTTCATTAGTTTTAGCAACACATGTGGGTGTCACTGAATCTCAGATCAGTGCAACTAGTAAAGATATATCCAGTTTTTCTTTGAATAGTGAAGTTGAAGAGGATTTAGGTGTTGCATATTCAAAGCCTTCAGAGCCAGAAGGACCTAGATATTGTCCAAGTCCTCAAATATTAACTAGTAAAACCTGTAACTCTTCCAGTTTTGAGACAGATGCTTCTTACTCAAAGAACTTAAATATCTTTCCAAGCAACTCTCCATTGTCAGCAGAAGATAACACTCATACAGAAAATGAACCTGAAATATCTGTGGTTTGTGTAGTTTCCAAACATCACTCAGCTCGAACTTTAAGAACAGATTGTCAATCTCAAACAAAGAAGGAATCTGCCAAAAAAAACCATGAGAACACTTTGAATAGTCCCAATTCTGAACATACTGCAGCAGTGTCATACTTTAATGAAAAGCATA GTGAATGTTATCAACCTGCAGGACCTTTAATTCAACCCATCCGTGATTCACACTTGATCCACAGACCTATTCCTCACCATCCACATCAGCCCCATCTGGATACTTTGCCAGAAGAATGTTGCAGGCAAAAACAGGCATTAGCTTCTTACATTTGTGAACCATCAACTCACATTAGTAAACCACTAGCTTTGGAACATGGGAAGCATCAGCCACTACAATATTATGGATCTTCCAGCATTTCGAGGTGTTTCGACCAGGATTTGATGCATCGTGACTTCTTTGTCTCTCCACAAAAAAGCAATTTTTCTAACTGTCTGCTTTCTAGAATCCCTCAGAACTATTGTGCTCATAAACATTCTGGAGATAATTTTTCTTATGCTAATGATTATAGTTCACAAAAAAGGATGCCACTTTCTACTTCTTACCAAGAAGATATCACACCTTTCTTCAGTAGGTCCTTCTGTCCAGTAAGATTTGCTATGAATGATATACCAGACCATTGTTTTTCATTCAATCTTGGGCCATATGGTGTTCAATCAGCTTCCTCTCCTAAACATCTTTCATACTCCTGTAATGCTCCCATAATTATTTCATCTCCCCATACTCAGTTCAGTCAACAATCAGTTTGTTCAccattaagtaaaaatataagtaaaatacataCATGTACCCATAGAGGTAACACAACTCCAGTTACATCCTACAGCTCTTCACAACATGGTGTATTTCCAACATCTAACCACTACATTAATCATTCAGTAGATCATGTGACAGAGAATAGAGATCACACTGTTCATTCTTTTTCAAAAAATATGCACAATGATAAGTCATGTACTTCAGCGGATCAGactgttttcaatatttcatCGGATTTTCATgtgaaacaagaacattcttcgaGATTTTACCCAAACCATAATACTTTAGCAAAGATTAGCCACAATAAATAG
- the LOC143251826 gene encoding uncharacterized protein LOC143251826 isoform X2: MKEKLSLDKFPKVVSHMYGLKKKRINFESLQGQNLDRPRFKRVASLNALAKVHVLYENDSSKTTDHYVYRDKVLEKKNESNIKKVQTTFRFKNKIKQRNNPRILETSLKCKKQNVLQVEGQVFNTKTCKRMAKLNARAILAASSSPLYTCREKKIKQQIREEVKISGDEEKKILQEGYVENHCNKQLVNNDNLCTATSKIEVGIFQQTSTPEKETNQAKIFEKVSEKAVSREIQECVEDKHKECNLSEAVITDIGNRTIDNAGSNSSLVLATHVGVTESQISATSKDISSFSLNSEVEEDLGVAYSKPSEPEGPRYCPSPQILTSKTCNSSSFETDASYSKNLNIFPSNSPLSAEDNTHTENEPEISVVCVVSKHHSARTLRTDCQSQTKKESAKKNHENTLNSPNSEHTAAVSYFNEKHSECYQPAGPLIQPIRDSHLIHRPIPHHPHQPHLDTLPEECCRQKQALASYICEPSTHISKPLALEHGKHQPLQYYGSSSISRCFDQDLMHRDFFVSPQKSNFSNCLLSRIPQNYCAHKHSGDNFSYANDYSSQKRMPLSTSYQEDITPFFSRSFCPVRFAMNDIPDHCFSFNLGPYGVQSASSPKHLSYSCNAPIIISSPHTQFSQQSVCSPLSKNISKIHTCTHRGNTTPVTSYSSSQHGVFPTSNHYINHSVDHVTENRDHTVHSFSKNMHNDKSCTSADQTVFNISSDFHVKQEHSSRFYPNHNTLAKISHNK, from the exons ATGAAGGAAAAATTATCACTTGACAAGTTTCCCAAAGTAGTAAGTCATATGTATGGGTTAAAAAAGAAACGCATAAATTTTGAAAGCTTACAAGGTCAAAACCTTGACAGACCACGTTTTAAAAGAGTGGCTAGTCTAAATGCCTTGGCAAAAGTTCATGTTCTTTATGAAAATGATAGCTCAAAAACAACTGACCATTACGTGTATAGagataaagttttagaaaagaaaaatgaaagcaACATTAAAAAAGTGCAAACAACAttcagatttaaaaacaaaatcaaacaaagaaataatccaAGAATCTTGGAAACCTCATTGAAATGTAAGAAACAGAATGTACTACAGGTAGAAGGACAAGTCTTCAATACTAAAACCTGTAAACGTATGGCTAAACTCAATGCAAGAGCCATTTTGGCTGCATCTTCTTCTCCACTTTACACATGTAgagaaaagaaaatcaaacaacAGATACGTGAAGAAGTAAAAATTTCTGgtgatgaagaaaagaaaattttacagGAAGGTTATGTTGAGAATCATTGTAATAAACAGTtagtaaataatgataatttgtgTACTGCCACAAGCAAAATTGAAGTTGGTATATTTCAGCAAACTTCTACAccagaaaaggaaacaaatcaagcaaaaatatttgaaaaggttAGTGAAAAAGCTGTTTCTAGAGAAATTCAAGAATGTGTTGAAGACAAACATAAGGAATGTAACCTTTCAGAAGCAGTTATAACTGATATAGGAAATCGAACAATTGACAATGCAGGCTCAAACAGTTCATTAGTTTTAGCAACACATGTGGGTGTCACTGAATCTCAGATCAGTGCAACTAGTAAAGATATATCCAGTTTTTCTTTGAATAGTGAAGTTGAAGAGGATTTAGGTGTTGCATATTCAAAGCCTTCAGAGCCAGAAGGACCTAGATATTGTCCAAGTCCTCAAATATTAACTAGTAAAACCTGTAACTCTTCCAGTTTTGAGACAGATGCTTCTTACTCAAAGAACTTAAATATCTTTCCAAGCAACTCTCCATTGTCAGCAGAAGATAACACTCATACAGAAAATGAACCTGAAATATCTGTGGTTTGTGTAGTTTCCAAACATCACTCAGCTCGAACTTTAAGAACAGATTGTCAATCTCAAACAAAGAAGGAATCTGCCAAAAAAAACCATGAGAACACTTTGAATAGTCCCAATTCTGAACATACTGCAGCAGTGTCATACTTTAATGAAAAGCATA GTGAATGTTATCAACCTGCAGGACCTTTAATTCAACCCATCCGTGATTCACACTTGATCCACAGACCTATTCCTCACCATCCACATCAGCCCCATCTGGATACTTTGCCAGAAGAATGTTGCAGGCAAAAACAGGCATTAGCTTCTTACATTTGTGAACCATCAACTCACATTAGTAAACCACTAGCTTTGGAACATGGGAAGCATCAGCCACTACAATATTATGGATCTTCCAGCATTTCGAGGTGTTTCGACCAGGATTTGATGCATCGTGACTTCTTTGTCTCTCCACAAAAAAGCAATTTTTCTAACTGTCTGCTTTCTAGAATCCCTCAGAACTATTGTGCTCATAAACATTCTGGAGATAATTTTTCTTATGCTAATGATTATAGTTCACAAAAAAGGATGCCACTTTCTACTTCTTACCAAGAAGATATCACACCTTTCTTCAGTAGGTCCTTCTGTCCAGTAAGATTTGCTATGAATGATATACCAGACCATTGTTTTTCATTCAATCTTGGGCCATATGGTGTTCAATCAGCTTCCTCTCCTAAACATCTTTCATACTCCTGTAATGCTCCCATAATTATTTCATCTCCCCATACTCAGTTCAGTCAACAATCAGTTTGTTCAccattaagtaaaaatataagtaaaatacataCATGTACCCATAGAGGTAACACAACTCCAGTTACATCCTACAGCTCTTCACAACATGGTGTATTTCCAACATCTAACCACTACATTAATCATTCAGTAGATCATGTGACAGAGAATAGAGATCACACTGTTCATTCTTTTTCAAAAAATATGCACAATGATAAGTCATGTACTTCAGCGGATCAGactgttttcaatatttcatCGGATTTTCATgtgaaacaagaacattcttcgaGATTTTACCCAAACCATAATACTTTAGCAAAGATTAGCCACAATAAATA A